The DNA region GGTACGATTGGATCGAATAAACCCTTATGGAATAAATATTCAGCCGCCTATGAACCTTCCAATGTTGTTTTATTCaatgattttgtaatttttgttaatttgattattattctttttttttagctaaatttagctattaactttcaaaaagagtaaaatcattttttaatagaaataataatttttttaacgatGTTGGCATGACAACCCGCATGGTAGGCTATATACATTATATTGACATgacactatttattttatatgtcatatcaacaaataatttaaaatttaaaaaataaatttaaaaaattaatacaaaatgcagATGTATTGTCATCCGAGttttcatgtttaaaaaattaatttttttagttactattttcgttaaaaaataatttaattatttttaaaatttgatgatcaaatttaactttttttaaagatcgagaatcaaatttaactaaaaataaataaaaactaaatcaacaaaaagaaaattaaagtgaTTATATTTAATTAGTCATTTATAAACGTGATCTTTCAGGATCTCACATGTCTAATAATTCCaaaatatagattataaaattaaTTCTTAAGAGACAGTGAGAGCCTTATATAATTGACCTCAGCTTTCCTCAGCCTTGTATAATTGACCTCAGCTTTCCTCTTCTTCAACAACTCCCATTATATACCTTAAGGCAATAACATCACTTTCCTTCACATCCTCAAGCTTTTTCATTCATGGCGAAAGCTTTCTACCACATCAATGGCAACCCAATGTTTTATTTTCCCTCTAGACCAAATCCCAACCGTCCATTTCCTTTGCTTTTGTCTTATAACAAGCCTTTGAAGGTTACCATGTCATGCAACCAATCTTATTGGGCCTCTATAAACGAAGATATCGAAGCGCATCTCAAACAGGCTATCCCTATACGTGAACCGCTCTCTGTATTGGAGCCCATGCACCATTTAACGTTTGCTGCCCCACGGACCACCGCTTCGGCTTTATGCGTGGCGGCTTGTGAGTTGGTCGGTGGTAATCGTGATCGAGCTTTGCCAGCAGCGTCGACGATTCATCTCGTGTATGCGGCTTCGTTCACCCATGAGTATGTTCCACGGAGTGAAACCTCTAGGCCTATGTCCAAAATTCAACATGTGTATGGTCCAGGCATTGAGTTACAAATTGGTAATGCAATGATACCATTTGGGTTCGAGCTTTTGGCTAAATCCGATGATCCAGCCCGAAATGACTCTGATCGAATTCTACGTGTGATGGTTGAGATCACACGTGCGATTGGTTCGGAAGGAATGATTTACGGACAGTACGATGAAGTGGAATCTTATCAATCCGACAATAACAAGTCGAGCCACATCGAAGAAATCGAGCGTGTCTCCGAAAAATATGAAGGAACATTGTATGCTTGTGCGGGTGCTTGTGGAGCAATAATAGGAGAGGGATGTGAAGATGAAATAGAGAAAATGAGAAAGTATGGTTTATATATAGGGAAAATAGAGGGGATTATGAGTAGAATTGGAAGCAGTAGTGACAAGGATTTGATGGAAAAATTGGTGGAGGAGCTGAGAAATTTGGCTAACAATGAACTGAGAGGGTTCAATGAAGCAAAGGTGAAAGCAATATTCAACACACAATCTAGTCCATTTGATCTTTGTAAGCAATGATTAAAACGAGATATCCAAATGGTCCAAATCTAAGTAATATCCCAAAGCTAGTGCTTTCGTTGTAACTAAAAATATGTTCTAAAACATGTCCCTTTTTCACAAATGATGTCATAATttagaataagaaaaaaattcaataactcGTTTGGTTGACATCTATTAATTAGTTTAATGGAAAGATATTTTGGAAGTGTCATCAGTCGAATATCGGACTCGCATCTTCTCCTCGGCAAAGAGAAATTTTACCATTCAACTATATTCGCATTTTTGCTCTTGATTCTTGGTACGAAAGAACATTTGGTCAGAGTTAGGACAAATACTTTCTTCAGTTCAAGGCGtttttttatcaaattctacTACTAAACCAATTAACAATCCAAATTATATAACAATTGAAGTTGTATATGGGTTCCTCCTGTGTTTCTTTTATCTTTATCATAAAGTTTACCTCTTACTAATGAATTCATTAATTAatctctattttattattataataatattaacgacgagatttattatattttttgtttgtCCGCAAAAAAATTATAGTAGGTACGAATTCTCCTAATTTATATCTTACCATACGATTCATTATATAAATGGGCAAATGTTCTTTTCTATTATGGATAGCGATAGTATGGCCGATCATTGTGGGTATGATAGTAGATGCTCTGAAACAAGAAAACACGCCCGGCCTTGGGGTTGCTAGAGGTACGGCCATCTAGGGCCCAACGTTGAAAGgggtctaaatttttttttgaacttttaaaagtaaaaaaaaaattaccaactTTTAAGGGgctccaaaattatttttttagcttttaagggacctaaaatttttttcttcaacttttaaGAAATCTAAAaccccattttattattttgtctaTAACCTCACAATATCAAGAACAGACATAATCGAAAACAACGTTGAATTCATGAAGGGGAGTGCCTTCACCCGCTTGATCTAGCTAACATTAAGTGACACCATCTTACCAATCTAGCTCTTATATATCATAGGACATGAGTTTAAATCTCACCAAAAGTAATTTATGAATTTGCACGGTGGGTGAGATATTCCTTTCTATAACTTTAACGCGGCTCTTAGTAAAGGTAAGAGACAAAGTTCAAGGCTAACTAAGTATATATATCCCCAACTTAAAATCAGATCTGTTGAAGGCTCCATCAACTTTCCACGAacaatatttcaaaaatttctacCGAAAAATCTAAATTCTCCTAACAATAAGATATTttagtataaatatatttttttcaatgatGGGGGACAAAGTTTAATGTTTCTTGTGTGGATTCCATTAACTCAGCTTGAAATATGGTGTTAATAAAACACGTATGAGAATTATTTTGGATTCATTCTCGTACTCACATGACAACATGTGCATAGAGAAGTtcaattttgcaatttaatccttcatTGTTTTGGCTTTTTGCAATTCAAGTTCATAAGTTCATACTACGTGTCATTTCCTCACTTAAACAATATGAAAGGAGCAGGTCTTTTATTGACTTTGGTTTGGATTCTAGGTCAAAATTTCCTTTTATCACTTAATTAAAGTTTGGGTTCTAATTATgggtaattatttgatatatacgtactctaaagtttttattttataaattggtTAGAGATTTTGTTATTTAGGTTCcgtttgttttattaaaaatagtttttgaaaaatattttttacattttttttgtgtttatttcatGGAAAACAATTTGATCAATGAAAACTGACCTACAGGTTAACGGAAAATAAGTCTTTTttcctgtaaaatgacttacccttttgaaaagcgtaagtcattttccTGAAAAAAAACtcctttataataattttatttttatataaatgttaaCTTAAGTTAAGcttaataaaattttgtttttaaaatatttaaaattaataaaatattataattttcaatattattaaatatacatatttagttatctatattcaatcatataataaatattaatataatttattaaataatactttatttaatatttcaatttt from Gossypium hirsutum isolate 1008001.06 chromosome A04, Gossypium_hirsutum_v2.1, whole genome shotgun sequence includes:
- the LOC107932731 gene encoding heterodimeric geranylgeranyl pyrophosphate synthase small subunit, chloroplastic: MAKAFYHINGNPMFYFPSRPNPNRPFPLLLSYNKPLKVTMSCNQSYWASINEDIEAHLKQAIPIREPLSVLEPMHHLTFAAPRTTASALCVAACELVGGNRDRALPAASTIHLVYAASFTHEYVPRSETSRPMSKIQHVYGPGIELQIGNAMIPFGFELLAKSDDPARNDSDRILRVMVEITRAIGSEGMIYGQYDEVESYQSDNNKSSHIEEIERVSEKYEGTLYACAGACGAIIGEGCEDEIEKMRKYGLYIGKIEGIMSRIGSSSDKDLMEKLVEELRNLANNELRGFNEAKVKAIFNTQSSPFDLCKQ